In a single window of the Hoyosella subflava DQS3-9A1 genome:
- a CDS encoding Rv1476 family membrane protein — protein MRFVNAGPVTDALTRGGPFQANTPPAVNLDDVLAGLAEDNVYAPDGEVDTFRDIVAEAAEQGIDLKIVAFPYNPWYGGGPRDLANDIGAADGGTILVLGPNVIASYSDSISRFTLEGAQMEIARREHPDAAAMFLDEITASGFPWTGLTVAVLFLVVAVVVATRWWSRRGYDYSEGSAEPRGD, from the coding sequence GTGAGATTTGTGAACGCTGGACCGGTAACCGATGCGCTCACCCGGGGAGGGCCATTTCAGGCGAATACACCACCGGCAGTAAATCTCGACGACGTGCTCGCTGGGCTGGCGGAAGACAATGTCTACGCCCCGGACGGGGAAGTGGACACTTTCCGGGATATCGTCGCCGAAGCCGCCGAGCAAGGCATCGATCTGAAGATCGTCGCCTTCCCTTACAACCCCTGGTATGGGGGTGGCCCGCGCGACCTCGCGAATGACATCGGTGCCGCGGACGGTGGAACGATCCTCGTTCTTGGGCCCAACGTTATTGCGTCTTATAGCGATTCCATCAGTCGTTTCACCCTTGAGGGCGCGCAGATGGAAATCGCTCGCCGTGAGCATCCGGATGCAGCTGCGATGTTTCTCGACGAAATCACCGCGTCTGGATTCCCCTGGACCGGCCTGACGGTGGCCGTGCTGTTCCTTGTCGTGGCTGTGGTCGTCGCGACGCGCTGGTGGTCCCGTCGAGGTTATGACTACTCCGAAGGGTCCGCTGAGCCCCGGGGCGATTAG
- a CDS encoding NlpC/P60 family protein, with protein sequence MNRRRVRPPVGAVRIVVGLGLAGLLMATQSTVSLAIPPRPSDGEIADAQGAAANSVRTVSHLIDELATKEAELANLDAEIATVRQQANKALVDLEHAQNEATRAEDEASAARALLEEASQSIREAQERYDAFVHHNYVQGGPADSLELFAGALGPGEVLDRAHLRNVVGLSQKSAIEALERARAQMANQDSSARLARDQARTAASQAQTAREAAMAAFGTALERQQQAVGERERLARERTAAQALLQAARDAVEGLQGQRRAHDSWAAAAAQEPAAAEGNADAAGVAENPEITAPLEEFTPQENTDPIGPVDTTERIAAAPAGVPSTGSMDAARQEANLLADLDLGRLVDTILASGSMGSLESFTPPRAVPPSTPPPGSQNPPPSTGDPGGGDPIPSTRAQKIDAVVNRALSQVGVPYAWGGGNANGPTLGIRDGGVADRHGDYLKIGFDCSGLMVYTFAGVGISLPRFSGYIYNAGTKVPVAQMERGDMLFWGAGGSQHVSLYIGNGQMVEAPFSGATVRVVAVRWSGIQPFAVRMI encoded by the coding sequence GTGAACCGACGAAGAGTCAGGCCGCCAGTCGGGGCGGTCCGGATTGTGGTCGGGCTTGGGTTGGCAGGCCTGCTGATGGCGACGCAATCAACTGTGTCACTTGCGATTCCGCCACGTCCCAGTGATGGCGAGATTGCCGACGCGCAAGGCGCAGCGGCAAACAGCGTAAGAACCGTGTCGCACCTCATTGATGAGCTCGCCACGAAGGAGGCGGAACTCGCGAACCTCGATGCCGAAATCGCTACTGTGCGCCAGCAGGCGAACAAGGCGCTGGTTGATCTCGAGCACGCGCAGAACGAAGCGACGCGGGCCGAAGACGAAGCCTCCGCTGCCCGTGCACTTCTAGAGGAGGCGAGTCAAAGCATCCGTGAGGCTCAGGAGCGCTACGACGCTTTCGTGCATCACAACTACGTTCAAGGTGGACCGGCTGACTCTCTAGAGCTGTTTGCGGGCGCGCTAGGCCCAGGCGAAGTGCTTGATCGCGCTCACCTCCGGAATGTGGTTGGGCTGAGCCAGAAAAGCGCGATCGAAGCGCTCGAGCGGGCTCGAGCGCAGATGGCAAACCAGGACTCTTCTGCGCGCCTCGCGAGGGATCAGGCGCGCACCGCTGCCAGCCAGGCTCAGACGGCCAGAGAGGCGGCGATGGCGGCTTTCGGTACCGCGCTCGAGCGCCAGCAGCAGGCTGTGGGAGAGCGTGAACGGCTCGCTCGCGAGCGGACAGCCGCGCAGGCACTGCTGCAGGCGGCACGGGACGCGGTCGAAGGACTTCAGGGGCAGCGGCGCGCACACGACAGCTGGGCGGCCGCGGCTGCGCAGGAGCCGGCCGCCGCTGAGGGGAATGCCGACGCAGCAGGAGTTGCCGAGAACCCCGAAATCACCGCGCCGCTTGAGGAATTCACACCGCAGGAGAATACGGACCCAATCGGGCCAGTCGATACGACTGAGCGGATCGCGGCGGCTCCGGCGGGAGTTCCCAGTACCGGCTCGATGGATGCGGCGCGCCAGGAGGCGAACCTCCTCGCCGATCTCGACCTTGGCCGACTTGTTGACACGATCCTTGCGTCCGGTTCGATGGGTTCCCTCGAAAGCTTCACGCCGCCGCGCGCGGTTCCACCATCGACTCCACCGCCCGGCAGCCAGAATCCACCGCCGTCAACTGGCGACCCAGGCGGGGGAGACCCCATCCCGTCCACTCGGGCGCAGAAGATCGACGCTGTGGTCAACCGCGCGCTCTCCCAGGTAGGCGTCCCCTACGCGTGGGGCGGTGGCAACGCGAATGGGCCCACCCTGGGAATCCGGGATGGTGGCGTGGCCGACCGGCACGGTGACTACCTGAAGATCGGTTTCGACTGTTCGGGACTGATGGTGTATACCTTCGCGGGCGTGGGAATCAGCCTCCCGCGATTCAGTGGGTACATCTACAACGCCGGCACCAAGGTTCCGGTCGCCCAGATGGAGCGTGGCGACATGTTGTTCTGGGGTGCGGGAGGCAGCCAGCATGTGTCGCTGTACATCGGCAACGGTCAGATGGTTGAGGCGCCGTTCTCCGGTGCAACAGTCCGGGTCGTAGCAGTCCGCTGGAGTGGTATTCAGCCGTTCGCTGTCCGCATGATCTGA
- a CDS encoding AAA family ATPase produces the protein MTFERTGEQGNPAGDGTGYVGPGSSRPGQLPPSATLEDDAKLLERTAHEVKRVIVGQDALVERLLAGMLARGHVLLEGVPGVAKTLAVSTLAQVIGGSFSRVQFTPDLVPTDLIGTRIYRQGREQFDTELGPVVANFVLADEINRAPAKVQSALLEVMAERHVSIGGKSYPVPDPFLVLATQNPIESEGVYPLPEAQRDRFLFKVLVDYPSMAEEREIVYRMGVTPPEARRILDSSEVIRLQRTASNVFVHHALIDYVVRVITATRDPAKFGMDDVAGWLAYGASPRATLGIIAAGRALALMRGRDYVVPQDVVEIIPDVLRHRLVLSYDAMADEITPDSIIDRVLRTVGLPQVTAQPVGAAPQSPR, from the coding sequence GTGACGTTCGAGCGCACAGGAGAACAGGGCAATCCAGCCGGCGACGGAACCGGCTATGTCGGTCCCGGGTCGTCGCGGCCCGGGCAGCTCCCGCCGTCAGCGACGCTGGAAGACGATGCAAAGCTGCTCGAACGCACCGCGCACGAAGTGAAACGCGTCATCGTGGGTCAGGATGCTCTGGTAGAGCGGCTGCTGGCAGGGATGCTGGCTAGAGGTCACGTCCTGCTCGAGGGTGTTCCCGGTGTGGCTAAGACGCTTGCCGTGTCGACGCTGGCGCAGGTGATAGGTGGTAGCTTCTCGCGCGTCCAGTTCACGCCAGACCTAGTGCCGACCGACTTGATTGGTACTCGTATCTACCGGCAGGGCCGAGAGCAGTTCGATACCGAACTCGGCCCGGTTGTTGCGAACTTCGTCCTTGCGGACGAGATCAACCGCGCCCCCGCGAAGGTTCAGTCCGCTCTACTCGAGGTGATGGCTGAACGCCACGTGTCTATTGGCGGCAAGAGCTATCCAGTACCGGATCCATTCCTCGTCCTTGCGACGCAGAACCCAATCGAAAGTGAAGGCGTCTATCCGCTCCCAGAAGCACAGCGAGATCGCTTTCTCTTCAAAGTGCTGGTCGATTACCCCTCGATGGCTGAAGAACGCGAGATCGTCTACCGGATGGGTGTGACGCCGCCGGAGGCGCGCCGGATTCTGGACTCTTCCGAGGTTATTCGCTTGCAGCGCACCGCGAGCAACGTCTTCGTGCACCATGCGCTCATTGATTATGTTGTGCGAGTCATCACAGCCACGCGTGACCCTGCAAAGTTCGGTATGGATGATGTGGCGGGCTGGCTCGCGTACGGCGCTTCACCGCGTGCGACGCTCGGTATCATCGCCGCGGGCCGTGCCCTAGCGCTCATGCGGGGGCGGGATTACGTCGTGCCCCAGGATGTCGTCGAAATCATCCCGGATGTGCTCAGGCATCGTCTCGTGCTCAGCTATGACGCGATGGCGGACGAGATCACCCCCGATTCCATTATCGACCGTGTGCTGCGGACGGTGGGCTTGCCACAAGTGACCGCACAGCCCGTGGGTGCAGCACCGCAGTCACCTCGGTGA